The genomic segment CGGTAGCGTGATGGCGGTAGCCGGCCTCGCGCGACGCGCGCGGGCTGTCGGGCTGCAGCGAGCTGGGCTCGTAGTTCACCCGGCCCTTGGGCACCTGCATCTGCATATGGCCGTCGCGCTGGTTGTTGGCGAACGGACACTTCGGCGCGTTGACCGGAATCTGGTGGAAATTCGGTCCGCCCAGACGCGAGAGTTGCGTGTCGAGATACGAGAACAGCCGGCCCTGCAGCAGCGGATCGTTGCTGAAGTCGATGCCGGGCACGATGTTCGCCGGGCAGTACGCCACCTGTTCGGTCTCGGCGAAGAAGTTGTCCGGCCAGCGGTCTAGCGTCATGCGGCCGATGACCTGCAGCGGCACCAGTTCCTCGGGAATCAGCTTGGTTGCGTCGAGGTGGTCGAACGGGAAGGCGTCGGCCTCTTCCTCGGTAAACAGCTGTACCGCGAGATCCCAGGCGGGGAAATCACCGGCCTGGATCGCCTCGAACAGATCGCGGCGGTGGAAATCGTTGTCGGCTGCCTGCAGTTTGAGCGCCTCGTCCCACACCGTCGACTGGATGCCGAGCGTCGGGCGCCAGTGGAACTTCACGAAGGTGCTGTTGCCGTCCGCGTCGAGCAGACGGAAGGAATGCACACCGAAGCCCTCGATCGTGCGCAACGAACGCGGAATCGTGCGGTCGCTCATCGCCCACATGATCATGTGCATCGATTCCGGGGTGAGCGAGATGAAATCCCAGAAGGTGTCGTGCGCGCTGGCCGCCTGCGGGAAACCGCGGTCGGGTTCCATCTTCACCGAGTGCACCACGTCCGGAAACTTCATCGCATCCTGGATGAAGAACACCGGTATGTTGTTGCCGACCAGATCCCAGTTGCCTTCCTGGGTATAGAACTTCACCGAGAAGCCGCGCACGTCGCGCGGCGTATCGACCGAGCCGGCGCCGCCGGCGACGGTGGAGAAGCGCGTGAACACCGGCGTCTTCGTGCCGACCTCGGTGAGGATCTGCGCGGTGGTGTACTGCGACAGCGACTTCGTGAGCTCGAACGTGCCGTGCGCCGCGGTGCCGCGGGCGTGCACGATGCGCTCGGGAATGCGCTCGTGATCGAAGTGGGTGATCTTCTCGCGGAGGATGAAATCCTCCAGCAGCGTCGGGCCACGCGGGCCGCCCGACTTGAGCGAATTCTGGTTGTCGGCGACCGGGATGCCCTGGTTCGTCGTCAGTTGCGGATGCGTGCCGCCGGCCTGCTGCTGCAGTTCGTCGCCTTCGCCGCGCAAATCGGTGGCCTCGCGCGCAGGCACTTTGCCGCTGGCGGGCGGATTGCGGGACGAGGTGGGGGCTGGCGTCTTGCTGGCCATGAGGTGGGCTCCGGGGGATGAAGGGCGAGCGTGGGCGCGCCGTCGTGAGCGCACCGTGCATTGCGCCCATTCGGAATCGACGACGGGCACGCAACGCGCGCCGCGGATAATCGTCGCCATGACTGCCAAGACTCCAGATCCCGTCGCGCACGCCATCGCCGATTGCGTGCGCGTGCGCGGCGCGCGCGAACACAATCTCAAGGACGTCGACGTCGACATCCCGCGCGATGCGCTGGTGGTGTTCACCGGCGTGTCCGGCTCGGGCAAGTCCTCGCTGGCCTTCGGCACGCTGTTCGCCGAGGCGCAGCGGCGCTATCTCGATTCGATCTCGCCGTATGCGCGTCGGCTGATCGACCAGGCCGGCGTGCCGCAGGTCGATTCGATCGAAGGCCTGCCGCCGGCTGTCGCGCTGCAGCAGGCGCGCGGCACGCCGACCGCGCGCTCGTCGGTCGGCAGCCTGACGACGATCTCGAACTCGCTGCGTATGCTGTACTCGCGCGCCGGCGACTATCCGCGCGGGCAGACCATCATTTATGCCGACGGCT from the Luteimonas fraxinea genome contains:
- a CDS encoding catalase codes for the protein MASKTPAPTSSRNPPASGKVPAREATDLRGEGDELQQQAGGTHPQLTTNQGIPVADNQNSLKSGGPRGPTLLEDFILREKITHFDHERIPERIVHARGTAAHGTFELTKSLSQYTTAQILTEVGTKTPVFTRFSTVAGGAGSVDTPRDVRGFSVKFYTQEGNWDLVGNNIPVFFIQDAMKFPDVVHSVKMEPDRGFPQAASAHDTFWDFISLTPESMHMIMWAMSDRTIPRSLRTIEGFGVHSFRLLDADGNSTFVKFHWRPTLGIQSTVWDEALKLQAADNDFHRRDLFEAIQAGDFPAWDLAVQLFTEEEADAFPFDHLDATKLIPEELVPLQVIGRMTLDRWPDNFFAETEQVAYCPANIVPGIDFSNDPLLQGRLFSYLDTQLSRLGGPNFHQIPVNAPKCPFANNQRDGHMQMQVPKGRVNYEPSSLQPDSPRASREAGYRHHATVDDGVKGRVRPDSFADHYSQARLFFRSQSAIEQAHMASALVFELSKVETAHVREAIVGHLQHVDPTLAQRVADGLGMDALPPAPEARVQPQDMAVSPALRIIDRMRDTLQGRCVGILVHDGSDAATVKALRKAAEGAGAMVKIVAPKLGGAKLSDGKRMPADGQLAGTPSTVFDAIAIVLSAEAGKLLSREAAAVDWARDAFGHLKAIAADAGAQAVLKAGGIAKDAGVLDAADTKGFITQAKTRQWDREKKVRMLA